A portion of the Segatella copri DSM 18205 genome contains these proteins:
- a CDS encoding DNA methyltransferase — protein MTQYEQKFRDILAEILQLDQAELDFGIYRIMNQKRKDIEAFLNNRLVPEVTKILKAQTAAGTDISAMENEVFSHLAKFFSRYYEGGDFISKRRYKDDAYAIPYSGEEVKLYWANADQYYIKTSEYFKNYSFVLPTSRRKVHFVLRDADTEQNNNKAANNMERRFQLCEEDCIAEENDELNIFFTYELMPKTTKQDALVKDAEAKIISSFTEGKYADFAELVNEKMPTEKNKERTLLMKHLQDYTAKNNFDYFIHKDLGVFLRRELDFYIKNEVMFLDDLDATHIMEHLAQVKAIKLVGEKIITFLAQLEDFQKKLWLKKKFVVGCDYCITLDRIPRTLYPEIIANDEQRKEWVRLFAIDEIKGDMMTEGYSEPLTEKFLEDNPFLVLDTKFFSAEFKHKLVGSMEKVDEECNGLLINSENFQALDLLQEKYRGKIGAVITDPPYNTGGDDFLYKDNYADSSWLSLMSERLKLSYSLMRDNAWISLNINDIELYNLVNMMSMQDWSNINQICVKMSHLSGMKMSHIDKKIPKIKEQIVTATKGSESTLNPIYEPCSWDDVFSRYVSWMEFNNSDNPKDWTKTTVRAKAKEFGVDCNDKASFDKFRIDNASCIFRTAVDDAVANTPKDGLVRRITTAQGLQKYILNGEDVLFASSYMKPIEEHLMPVQPKGDIWTDIGINNVHNEGGVQLPNGKKPVKLFERLIKMLSNDGDYILDIFAGSATIVHACLNSKSSHKYIAIQSDYSYFNEKTLRRAENVIYSSEWKLDKPVSRKGISQCFKYIRLEQYEDTLNNLQPKNQRLDFDNGNGKGDFEETYFLRYMLDTETKGDLFNLEWFKNPFAMSIKTTKDNELVDTHVDMVETFNYLIGLNVETLRYPKDGYCVVEGTTHIGNERTLVIWRDCEKVSNEDLNEFFRKQAYCTTDSEFDKIYVNGDNTLPNIKTDEEHWKVVLIEEEFKKRMFE, from the coding sequence ATGACACAATACGAACAGAAATTTAGAGATATACTTGCAGAAATACTGCAACTCGACCAAGCCGAACTCGACTTTGGTATATATCGCATTATGAATCAGAAGCGTAAGGATATCGAGGCGTTCTTGAACAATCGCCTTGTTCCTGAAGTTACAAAGATTTTGAAGGCTCAAACTGCTGCAGGAACTGATATTTCTGCCATGGAGAATGAGGTATTTTCTCATTTGGCTAAATTCTTTAGCCGTTATTATGAGGGTGGCGATTTTATCTCTAAACGTCGCTATAAGGACGATGCCTATGCCATTCCTTATAGCGGTGAGGAAGTGAAGTTGTATTGGGCAAATGCCGACCAGTATTACATCAAGACTTCTGAGTATTTCAAGAATTACTCGTTCGTGTTGCCGACCAGCCGTCGTAAGGTACACTTTGTTCTTCGTGATGCGGATACTGAGCAGAACAACAACAAGGCTGCCAACAATATGGAGCGCCGTTTCCAACTTTGTGAAGAGGACTGTATCGCAGAGGAAAATGATGAGTTAAATATTTTCTTTACTTATGAATTGATGCCGAAGACTACCAAGCAGGATGCACTTGTCAAGGATGCTGAGGCTAAGATTATTTCTTCGTTTACAGAAGGAAAATATGCTGACTTTGCGGAGTTGGTTAATGAAAAGATGCCAACAGAAAAGAATAAGGAACGCACTTTGCTGATGAAGCATCTGCAAGACTATACGGCAAAGAACAATTTTGATTATTTCATCCACAAAGACTTGGGCGTTTTCCTGCGTAGAGAACTTGATTTCTATATCAAAAATGAGGTGATGTTCTTGGATGATTTGGATGCCACTCATATCATGGAGCATTTGGCACAAGTGAAAGCCATCAAGTTGGTAGGAGAGAAGATTATCACCTTCCTTGCCCAGCTCGAAGACTTCCAAAAGAAGTTGTGGCTCAAGAAAAAGTTTGTAGTCGGTTGTGATTATTGTATCACACTCGACCGAATTCCTCGTACCCTTTACCCAGAGATTATTGCTAATGATGAGCAGCGTAAAGAATGGGTTCGCCTCTTTGCCATCGATGAAATCAAAGGGGATATGATGACCGAGGGCTATAGTGAGCCATTAACAGAAAAGTTCCTGGAAGACAATCCGTTCCTTGTGCTTGACACTAAGTTCTTTAGTGCCGAGTTCAAGCATAAACTTGTGGGAAGTATGGAGAAAGTAGATGAGGAGTGTAATGGATTGCTGATTAATAGTGAGAACTTCCAGGCTTTGGATTTGTTGCAGGAGAAGTATAGAGGAAAAATAGGTGCAGTTATTACCGATCCTCCATACAATACAGGTGGTGACGATTTCTTGTATAAAGACAATTACGCCGATTCCTCTTGGTTGTCTTTAATGTCAGAAAGATTAAAACTTTCATACTCTTTGATGCGAGATAACGCATGGATTTCTCTTAACATAAATGATATTGAATTATATAATTTAGTGAATATGATGTCAATGCAAGATTGGAGCAATATTAACCAAATTTGCGTAAAGATGTCGCATCTTAGTGGAATGAAGATGTCACATATTGACAAAAAAATACCAAAGATAAAAGAACAAATAGTTACTGCAACAAAAGGGAGTGAATCTACATTGAATCCTATATATGAACCTTGTAGTTGGGATGATGTTTTTAGTCGTTATGTATCTTGGATGGAATTTAATAATTCTGATAATCCTAAAGATTGGACAAAAACTACAGTCCGTGCAAAAGCTAAAGAGTTTGGAGTGGACTGTAATGATAAAGCTAGTTTTGACAAATTTAGAATAGATAATGCTTCTTGTATCTTTAGAACCGCTGTAGATGATGCTGTTGCAAATACCCCCAAAGATGGTTTAGTTAGAAGAATTACAACAGCGCAAGGACTGCAAAAATATATTCTAAATGGTGAAGATGTGTTGTTTGCCTCATCTTATATGAAACCTATTGAAGAGCATCTTATGCCAGTCCAACCTAAAGGAGATATTTGGACCGACATAGGTATTAACAATGTGCATAATGAGGGTGGAGTTCAACTTCCTAATGGAAAAAAGCCAGTTAAGTTATTTGAAAGATTAATTAAAATGCTTTCTAATGATGGCGATTATATTCTTGATATTTTTGCGGGATCTGCTACTATTGTTCATGCTTGTTTAAATTCAAAGTCTAGCCATAAGTATATAGCTATTCAAAGTGACTATTCATATTTTAATGAGAAGACGTTACGACGAGCAGAAAATGTTATCTATTCTTCTGAATGGAAATTAGACAAGCCTGTTTCCCGTAAAGGCATTTCTCAATGCTTCAAGTACATCCGTCTGGAGCAATATGAGGATACCCTAAATAATTTGCAGCCGAAGAACCAGCGACTCGACTTCGATAACGGGAATGGCAAGGGAGATTTCGAGGAAACCTATTTCCTCCGTTATATGCTCGATACTGAAACCAAGGGAGATCTCTTTAACCTGGAATGGTTTAAGAATCCGTTTGCCATGTCTATCAAGACAACCAAGGATAATGAGTTGGTAGATACCCATGTTGATATGGTGGAAACCTTCAACTACCTTATCGGTCTGAATGTAGAGACGCTCCGTTATCCTAAGGATGGCTACTGTGTGGTAGAGGGAACTACCCATATCGGCAACGAGCGAACCTTGGTGATTTGGCGAGATTGCGAGAAGGTGAGCAACGAAGACTTGAATGAATTCTTCCGTAAGCAAGCCTACTGCACCACAGACTCAGAGTTCGATAAGATTTATGTAAATGGTGATAATACATTACCGAATATCAAGACGGATGAGGAGCATTGGAAAGTAGTACTCATTGAGGAAGAATTTAAGAAGAGAATGTTTGAATAG
- a CDS encoding DEAD/DEAH box helicase family protein: MAKKIQKKGKLQQALVLFHYILQLFGCKDLEALSRDLKDPAYEGLNDDHESKLYHELCHKLYATGPLSIEQLYFYDQHIVKFTDEINEKRSEPIKWKYFQYLSLLFTEIYLDQYFSNPQALCDNLNRFLHDDFNHRAETWHELPDFTVDDLNKLAYWNATGSGKTLLMHVNIKQYQEYARIHHAKKLNRIIVLTPNEGLSRQHYEELKASNMDVAMFSKQGVGGLFQGKAVEIIDINKLADKDGDKTVAVEAFEGNNLVLVDEGHKGSSGDVWMGYRQKLTEEGFSFEYSATFGQAISAKSNAKDRKAMFDQYGKATLFDYSYRYFYADGYGKDYRIMNMNDWNDDDLLNMYLTAYLLCLYEQTKIYQSDVRIHNRFLVEKPLGIFVGSSVKAVSKENKNQVSDVTQILLFLQDFIRNRTEFSGYIRRLLSSEDGLKTKNGYSVFGNSFLALKGGYLVEDDKQKFAENIYDAILRNLFHSNIHGAQLHIDLQKGGFEEIGLRVGSTKDYFGVINVGDGKELLKLLQDKGFLCETKAFGTSSLFNNINSQDSTVNILIGSKKFTEGWSSWRVSVMGLMNVGRSEGSEIIQLFGRGVRLKGYRYSLKRSKMLDACYQDEMIPKNLSTIETLNIFGVRADYMEAFKAYLEDEGLPTNEIDYEKIVIKTIKSVDLDALHLSLPKVVDGYNFKKSAVVEPADESLMKKVNVKLDKYPKVDLLRSKNVQTANAASRYIGILGQEHLNWIDWTEVFFALQGMKAERGWYNLELRLEDLKYLMANPSWYELSIPEDRLNFHDFGKNVELWQDVTISLLRGYMDMAYKKAKSKEEQKHLKETRVTYYNIGMPDEYEIEVRNDLLNVMNHLKTLQEQVEANEFGKDLVLDPPYFKALNVEEHLYKPLVFLAEKNTNGNRPYVDVVTGEPKLKVSPVALNLGEQNFVTSFHEYCKARQDDVLAGKQVYLLRNESKRGLGFFEANNFYPDFILWILDGEKQYITFIDPKGIRNLKGLEDDKIQLFKYLQTEVASQLGNAHLMLNSFIISNTPMEQVEFWLKNPFEKGEFQKNHVLFKDDKGYLETMVDMILQYM; encoded by the coding sequence ATGGCTAAGAAAATACAGAAGAAAGGAAAACTGCAGCAGGCACTGGTCCTGTTTCATTATATCTTGCAGCTGTTTGGCTGTAAGGACTTGGAGGCTTTGTCTCGTGACCTCAAGGATCCTGCATACGAAGGATTGAATGATGACCACGAGTCAAAACTCTATCATGAGCTTTGTCATAAGCTCTATGCTACAGGTCCTTTGTCCATAGAACAGTTGTACTTTTACGACCAGCATATCGTGAAGTTTACTGATGAGATTAACGAGAAGCGAAGTGAACCAATCAAGTGGAAGTACTTCCAGTATCTATCCCTCTTGTTCACGGAAATCTATCTCGACCAGTATTTCAGTAATCCGCAGGCTCTTTGCGACAACCTGAATCGTTTTCTGCATGATGACTTCAATCATCGTGCAGAAACCTGGCACGAGTTGCCCGACTTTACGGTTGATGACTTGAATAAGTTGGCTTATTGGAATGCTACCGGTTCGGGCAAGACTCTGCTGATGCATGTCAACATCAAGCAATATCAGGAGTATGCCAGGATTCATCATGCCAAGAAACTCAACCGCATCATCGTATTGACTCCGAATGAAGGATTGAGTCGTCAGCATTATGAAGAGTTGAAGGCTTCTAATATGGATGTTGCTATGTTCAGCAAGCAGGGTGTTGGTGGTTTGTTTCAAGGCAAGGCTGTAGAAATCATCGACATCAATAAATTGGCAGATAAGGATGGAGATAAAACTGTAGCTGTTGAGGCTTTCGAGGGCAACAACCTAGTATTGGTAGATGAAGGTCACAAAGGTTCCAGTGGTGATGTCTGGATGGGGTATCGCCAGAAGTTGACCGAGGAAGGCTTCTCTTTTGAGTATTCCGCTACCTTTGGTCAAGCCATTTCTGCAAAAAGTAATGCCAAAGACCGGAAGGCGATGTTCGACCAATATGGTAAGGCAACACTTTTTGATTATTCCTATCGTTATTTCTATGCCGATGGATATGGCAAGGATTATCGTATCATGAATATGAACGACTGGAATGATGATGATTTGCTCAATATGTATCTCACGGCATATTTGCTATGTCTTTATGAACAGACTAAAATCTATCAGAGTGATGTGCGGATTCATAACAGGTTTCTGGTGGAAAAGCCATTGGGAATATTTGTGGGAAGTAGCGTAAAGGCTGTGAGCAAGGAAAATAAGAATCAGGTATCGGATGTAACTCAGATACTCTTGTTCTTGCAGGATTTTATCCGGAATCGTACAGAGTTTTCAGGTTATATCCGTCGTTTGCTCAGTTCGGAAGATGGATTGAAAACAAAGAATGGTTATTCTGTATTTGGCAACTCTTTCCTGGCGCTTAAAGGTGGTTATCTCGTAGAAGATGACAAACAGAAGTTTGCCGAGAACATCTACGATGCTATCCTGCGGAATCTTTTCCACTCCAATATCCATGGTGCCCAACTTCATATCGATCTTCAAAAAGGAGGTTTTGAGGAGATTGGATTGAGAGTAGGAAGTACTAAGGATTATTTCGGGGTCATCAATGTGGGTGATGGTAAGGAATTGTTGAAACTCTTGCAGGATAAAGGATTCCTTTGCGAAACGAAAGCATTCGGAACTTCCAGCCTCTTCAATAATATCAATTCTCAAGATTCAACTGTCAACATCCTGATTGGTTCCAAGAAGTTTACTGAGGGATGGAGCAGTTGGCGAGTTTCCGTGATGGGTCTGATGAATGTGGGACGCAGCGAAGGTTCTGAGATTATTCAGCTTTTCGGTCGTGGTGTTCGTCTGAAGGGATACAGATATTCCCTGAAGCGAAGCAAGATGCTGGATGCCTGCTATCAGGACGAGATGATTCCAAAGAATTTGTCAACCATAGAGACTCTGAATATCTTTGGCGTGCGGGCTGATTATATGGAAGCCTTCAAGGCATATTTGGAGGATGAAGGTTTGCCAACCAATGAGATAGACTATGAGAAGATTGTCATTAAAACCATTAAGTCTGTTGATTTAGATGCTCTTCATCTTTCATTGCCGAAAGTCGTAGATGGCTATAACTTCAAGAAGTCTGCCGTGGTGGAACCTGCCGATGAAAGCCTGATGAAAAAGGTGAATGTAAAACTGGACAAATATCCAAAGGTGGATTTGTTGAGAAGCAAGAATGTTCAAACTGCTAATGCTGCAAGTCGCTATATAGGTATTTTGGGACAGGAGCATCTGAATTGGATAGACTGGACGGAAGTGTTCTTTGCCTTGCAGGGTATGAAGGCAGAGCGAGGTTGGTATAATCTGGAATTGCGATTGGAAGACTTGAAGTATCTGATGGCAAATCCTTCCTGGTACGAATTGTCAATTCCTGAAGACCGTTTGAACTTTCATGATTTTGGAAAGAATGTGGAGTTGTGGCAGGATGTTACAATCAGTCTGCTCCGTGGCTATATGGATATGGCTTACAAGAAGGCCAAGTCGAAGGAAGAGCAAAAGCATCTGAAGGAGACACGCGTTACCTATTATAATATAGGTATGCCTGATGAATATGAAATAGAGGTTCGTAACGACCTGCTTAATGTGATGAATCATTTGAAAACATTGCAGGAGCAGGTGGAGGCCAATGAATTTGGTAAAGACTTGGTTCTTGATCCTCCTTATTTCAAGGCTTTGAATGTGGAGGAACATCTGTATAAGCCTTTGGTCTTTCTTGCAGAGAAAAATACCAATGGTAATCGTCCTTATGTAGATGTTGTAACTGGTGAGCCAAAGTTGAAGGTGTCTCCTGTGGCATTAAACTTGGGAGAACAGAACTTTGTTACTTCTTTCCATGAATATTGTAAGGCTCGTCAAGACGATGTGCTGGCTGGTAAGCAGGTTTATCTGCTTCGCAATGAGAGTAAGAGGGGGTTGGGTTTCTTTGAAGCAAACAACTTCTATCCTGATTTTATCTTATGGATATTGGATGGAGAGAAGCAATATATCACCTTCATCGACCCGAAAGGTATTCGCAATCTTAAAGGATTGGAGGATGATAAGATTCAACTCTTCAAGTATTTACAGACAGAAGTGGCTTCTCAGTTGGGCAACGCTCATCTGATGTTGAACAGTTTCATTATCAGCAATACGCCAATGGAGCAGGTTGAGTTTTGGTTGAAGAATCCATTTGAAAAAGGTGAATTCCAAAAGAATCATGTGCTGTTTAAGGATGATAAAGGCTATCTGGAAACGATGGTTGATATGATTTTGCAGTATATGTAG
- a CDS encoding HepT-like ribonuclease domain-containing protein, translating to MREKVKDKGRLEHILQACNDLLASKDKYTFDAVKDDPIIFYGFVKLAEIIGEASYMLTKEFRAKHTEIPWEQMIGLRHVLVHGYYTIKPKQLWNIIEKDIPVLMPQIKQLLDSEKFTEE from the coding sequence ATGAGAGAAAAAGTTAAAGACAAAGGAAGGCTTGAACATATTCTCCAAGCTTGCAATGATTTACTTGCCTCAAAAGACAAGTACACATTTGATGCAGTTAAAGACGATCCTATTATCTTTTATGGTTTCGTCAAGTTAGCAGAAATCATAGGTGAAGCCTCTTATATGCTTACAAAGGAATTTCGAGCGAAACATACAGAGATTCCTTGGGAGCAAATGATAGGTTTAAGGCATGTTTTGGTGCATGGATACTATACTATTAAACCAAAACAGCTTTGGAATATCATAGAGAAGGATATTCCTGTTTTGATGCCGCAAATCAAGCAACTTCTTGATTCTGAGAAGTTTACAGAAGAATAA
- a CDS encoding nucleotidyltransferase family protein, translating to MLSKNVQEMIPKIQQYLASQPIEKAWLFGSCSRGEETPKSDVDLLVRYQDSDSMSLFDISGIMVNLKKIIKRPVDLIEEDCLLPFASKSANRDKILIYERKS from the coding sequence ATGCTTAGCAAGAATGTACAAGAAATGATACCCAAGATACAGCAGTATCTTGCTAGCCAGCCCATAGAAAAGGCTTGGCTGTTTGGTTCATGCTCTCGTGGTGAAGAAACTCCGAAGAGCGATGTTGACTTGTTGGTAAGATACCAAGACAGTGACTCCATGTCTCTGTTCGATATCTCTGGAATCATGGTAAATCTCAAAAAGATTATCAAGCGCCCTGTAGATTTAATAGAAGAGGACTGTCTTCTTCCTTTTGCATCAAAATCAGCAAACCGAGATAAAATATTGATTTATGAGAGAAAAAGTTAA
- a CDS encoding MFS transporter, which yields MSNLSDLARKRVAVAAYYFVPGVVFASWASRIPDVKQMLHLSNGQLGTVLFAIPIGQLLMMAFSGILVSRFGSKKMLVLSEVLYVLVLFCIGSSTTVFHLILSLIAFGMMANLMNIATNTQACLVEKMYGRNIMSSFHGLWSLGGFSGGIIGAIFANTLLPIDVHFGTILALSILIIAVGFRFLINDAMAKAEEEDVPKFSFKTIDPILFLLGLMGFAGMFCEGTVYDWSSVYFSSVVKPDEAFIRAGYVAGMGAMTLGRFMADGFVTKYGPARVLKVCGGLILGGLWLAAALPYLIPATLGFLLVGFGISSSVPICYSIAGKLGTIKASIAITIVSSISFFGFLVGPPVIGWLAEATGLRIAISIAACLGLMIAFVAAKVGKRLS from the coding sequence TTGAGTAATTTAAGTGATTTGGCGCGCAAGCGAGTGGCGGTTGCGGCTTATTATTTTGTGCCGGGAGTGGTGTTTGCCAGTTGGGCAAGCCGTATTCCGGATGTAAAACAGATGTTGCATCTGAGCAACGGCCAGTTGGGAACGGTGCTTTTCGCCATTCCTATCGGCCAACTTCTGATGATGGCTTTCTCGGGTATCCTGGTGAGTAGATTTGGCAGCAAGAAGATGCTGGTTCTCTCTGAGGTGCTCTATGTCCTGGTTCTTTTCTGCATCGGTAGCAGTACTACGGTTTTTCATCTGATTTTGAGTCTTATTGCTTTCGGAATGATGGCGAATCTGATGAACATTGCCACCAATACGCAGGCATGTCTGGTAGAGAAGATGTATGGGCGCAACATCATGTCATCGTTTCATGGTCTGTGGAGTCTGGGTGGATTCTCCGGTGGTATCATCGGTGCCATCTTTGCCAACACTTTGCTCCCGATAGATGTCCACTTTGGAACTATCCTGGCTCTGAGTATTCTCATCATTGCTGTCGGTTTCCGCTTTCTGATTAATGATGCCATGGCGAAAGCAGAAGAGGAGGATGTTCCGAAGTTTTCTTTCAAGACCATCGACCCGATTCTGTTCCTTTTGGGACTGATGGGATTTGCAGGCATGTTCTGTGAAGGTACCGTTTACGATTGGAGTAGCGTATATTTTTCATCAGTAGTAAAACCCGATGAGGCTTTTATCCGTGCGGGCTATGTGGCTGGTATGGGTGCGATGACGTTGGGTAGATTCATGGCTGATGGGTTTGTTACGAAATACGGTCCAGCCAGAGTATTGAAGGTTTGTGGTGGTTTGATATTGGGCGGTTTGTGGCTGGCTGCTGCCTTGCCTTATCTCATTCCTGCCACCTTGGGTTTCCTGCTGGTAGGTTTCGGCATCTCTTCGTCGGTTCCTATCTGTTACAGTATCGCCGGAAAATTGGGAACCATCAAGGCGAGCATCGCCATTACCATCGTTTCGAGCATCAGTTTCTTCGGTTTCCTGGTAGGACCTCCGGTTATCGGATGGCTTGCTGAGGCTACCGGTCTCCGCATTGCCATCAGCATTGCCGCCTGCCTGGGTCTGATGATAGCATTTGTTGCCGCAAAGGTAGGAAAGAGATTATCCTGA
- the feoB gene encoding ferrous iron transport protein B translates to MKLSELKTGESAVIVKVSGHGGFRKRVIEMGFIKGKKVDVLLNAPLQDPVKYKIMGYEVSLRHSEADHIEVVSIDEAKNDAKLSKAEEEDRQQVIASKVVDSNDSDEQALGDKMLVAERKDNASNEALAEQEAERLHRVINVALVGNPNCGKTSLFNFASGAHERVGNYSGVTVDAKVGEADFNGYHFNLVDLPGTYSLSAYSPEELYVRKQLIEHTPDIVINVIDTSNLERNLYLTTQLIDMHIRMVCALNMFDETEKRGDNIDYDKLGELFGISMIPTVFTNGRGVDKLFETIIELYEGKEDSSAHYRHIHINHGHEIEHGIEHIQKYLKADDSIRQRYSTRYLSIKLLENDKHAEEYVSHLNSAKEIFAARDEAAKRVKEESQEDSETAIMDAKYGFIHGALQEAGYEPGKAKDTYQVTHLIDSILTNKYVGFPIFVLLLFIMFSATFVLGEIPKGWIEDGVAWLGEFISNTMPDGPVKDMLVDGVIGGVGAVIVFLPQILILYFFISYMEDSGYMARAAFIMDKLMHKMGLHGKSFIPLIMGFGCNVPAVMATRTIESHRSRLITMLILPLMSCSARLPIYIMVIGTFFAIQYSSLIMVSLYLIGIFLAVILSRIFASFVVKGEDTPFVMELPPYRFPTWKAIGRHTWEKGKQYLKKMSGIILVASIIVWALGYFPHNEELDTQAQQEQSYIGRIGKTIEPIFTPQGFDWKLDVGLVSGVGAKEIVASTMGVLYSNNDSFSDDQDYNDEDGKYEVLKKQMTSDLKKTYGYSDAEAAAKATLTAYCFLLFVLLYFPCIATIAAIKGETGSWKWAGFAAGYTTLLAWVVSALVFQIGSLFI, encoded by the coding sequence ATGAAATTATCAGAACTTAAAACAGGTGAAAGCGCCGTTATCGTCAAGGTATCAGGACACGGTGGCTTCAGAAAGAGAGTCATCGAGATGGGATTCATCAAGGGCAAGAAGGTAGATGTACTCCTTAACGCCCCACTCCAGGACCCAGTGAAATACAAGATTATGGGTTACGAGGTGTCTCTCCGACACAGCGAAGCCGACCATATCGAGGTGGTTTCCATTGATGAAGCCAAGAACGATGCAAAGCTCAGTAAGGCGGAAGAAGAAGACCGCCAACAGGTAATTGCCTCTAAAGTAGTAGATTCCAACGATAGCGACGAGCAGGCGCTCGGCGACAAGATGCTCGTGGCTGAAAGAAAAGACAATGCCAGCAACGAAGCCCTGGCTGAACAGGAAGCAGAAAGACTCCACCGCGTCATCAACGTGGCACTGGTGGGAAATCCAAACTGCGGCAAGACTTCCCTCTTCAACTTTGCTTCGGGTGCTCACGAACGCGTAGGCAACTATAGCGGTGTAACCGTGGATGCCAAGGTGGGCGAAGCCGATTTCAACGGCTACCACTTCAATCTGGTAGATTTGCCGGGTACCTATTCCCTCTCGGCTTATTCGCCAGAAGAACTCTATGTGCGCAAGCAGCTCATCGAGCATACGCCGGATATCGTCATCAACGTCATCGACACCAGCAACCTGGAGCGCAATCTCTATCTCACCACACAGTTGATAGATATGCACATCCGCATGGTCTGCGCCCTCAATATGTTTGATGAAACCGAGAAGCGTGGCGATAACATCGACTACGACAAACTGGGCGAACTCTTCGGTATCTCGATGATTCCTACCGTCTTCACCAATGGCCGAGGCGTGGACAAGCTCTTCGAGACCATCATCGAACTCTACGAAGGCAAGGAAGATTCCAGCGCTCATTATCGCCATATCCACATCAACCACGGACATGAGATAGAACATGGTATCGAGCATATCCAGAAATATCTGAAGGCAGATGATTCCATCCGCCAACGCTACTCTACCCGATACCTCTCCATCAAGTTGTTGGAGAATGATAAGCATGCTGAGGAATACGTAAGCCATCTGAACTCTGCAAAGGAAATCTTCGCAGCCCGTGATGAGGCAGCCAAACGTGTGAAGGAAGAGAGCCAGGAGGATAGCGAAACCGCCATCATGGATGCCAAATACGGTTTTATCCATGGCGCATTGCAGGAAGCAGGCTATGAACCGGGCAAGGCAAAGGATACCTATCAGGTAACCCACCTCATCGACAGCATCCTGACCAATAAATATGTAGGCTTCCCGATCTTCGTCCTCCTGCTGTTCATCATGTTCTCAGCCACCTTCGTACTGGGCGAGATTCCTAAGGGATGGATTGAGGACGGCGTGGCATGGCTGGGCGAGTTCATCAGCAATACGATGCCGGATGGACCAGTGAAGGATATGCTGGTAGATGGTGTGATTGGTGGTGTAGGTGCCGTGATCGTGTTCCTGCCACAGATTCTGATTCTGTATTTCTTCATCTCCTATATGGAGGATTCGGGATATATGGCTCGTGCCGCCTTCATCATGGACAAGCTGATGCACAAGATGGGTCTGCATGGCAAATCATTCATTCCGCTGATTATGGGATTCGGATGTAACGTACCTGCCGTGATGGCAACAAGAACCATCGAGAGTCACCGTTCGCGTCTGATTACGATGCTGATTCTGCCATTGATGAGCTGTTCTGCTCGTCTGCCAATCTACATCATGGTCATCGGAACGTTCTTTGCCATCCAATACAGTTCGCTCATCATGGTATCGCTCTATCTCATCGGCATCTTCCTAGCCGTTATTCTGAGCCGCATCTTTGCCAGTTTCGTGGTGAAGGGCGAAGATACCCCATTCGTTATGGAGCTGCCTCCTTACCGCTTCCCTACCTGGAAGGCGATAGGCCGACATACCTGGGAAAAGGGTAAGCAGTACTTGAAGAAGATGAGTGGTATCATCCTTGTGGCAAGTATCATCGTCTGGGCTTTGGGCTACTTCCCTCACAATGAGGAACTTGATACCCAGGCACAGCAGGAGCAGAGCTATATCGGCAGAATCGGTAAGACCATCGAGCCTATCTTCACCCCACAGGGTTTCGACTGGAAACTGGATGTGGGCTTGGTTTCCGGTGTGGGTGCCAAGGAGATTGTAGCCTCAACAATGGGCGTGCTCTACAGCAACAACGACAGTTTCTCTGATGATCAGGATTACAACGATGAAGACGGAAAATACGAAGTCTTGAAGAAGCAGATGACTTCCGACCTGAAAAAGACCTACGGTTACAGCGATGCCGAGGCAGCAGCGAAGGCAACGCTCACCGCCTACTGTTTCCTCCTCTTTGTATTGCTCTACTTCCCTTGCATCGCCACCATCGCCGCCATCAAGGGCGAGACGGGCAGTTGGAAATGGGCAGGCTTCGCCGCCGGCTACACCACGCTATTGGCATGGGTAGTATCAGCCCTGGTCTTCCAGATAGGAAGTTTGTTTATCTAA